The following proteins are encoded in a genomic region of Haloarcula salinisoli:
- a CDS encoding DUF7342 family protein encodes MSGRERVRHVVEVLQEPTPVQEIADRAAVSRTTADDELQRLQSDDWVIETTVDGTKAYDLNPVRMLFDEVTDLIEAYSRDELESQLTELKTEQEELATEYDVRSLDEFRTQLADEELSATTLRERRNVIATWEAINTELGLVKHALQLYDDVIELSSPRTDSPSTFA; translated from the coding sequence ATGAGCGGGCGCGAGCGCGTCCGGCACGTCGTAGAGGTGCTCCAAGAGCCCACGCCAGTGCAAGAGATCGCGGACCGTGCGGCGGTCTCGCGAACGACGGCCGACGACGAGCTCCAGCGACTGCAGAGCGACGACTGGGTGATTGAGACGACCGTCGATGGGACGAAAGCATACGATCTGAATCCCGTGCGGATGCTCTTCGACGAAGTGACAGACCTGATCGAAGCGTACTCACGCGACGAACTGGAGAGCCAGCTGACGGAGCTGAAGACCGAACAGGAAGAGCTGGCGACGGAGTACGATGTCCGGTCACTCGATGAGTTCCGCACCCAGCTCGCCGACGAGGAGCTCTCGGCAACTACCCTTCGTGAGCGCCGAAACGTGATCGCCACGTGGGAGGCGATCAATACCGAGCTCGGGCTCGTGAAGCACGCCCTCCAACTGTACGATGACGTTATCGAACTCTCGTCACCACGGACTGATTCCCCCTCGACATTCGCCTGA
- a CDS encoding type IV toxin-antitoxin system AbiEi family antitoxin domain-containing protein, producing MGSTNDDRTQRKSLSTRESRALSRLASENRQIITISDIEAVLDSPRTAAKDMAFALSEKGWLERLAQGKYLIVPLAAGEDAVYTTHEFVIASALVEPAYIGYWSAMNHHGLTEQLSQTVYIVTTERAREREIHGVTYRPVSVTEQKFFGYQPTAAGSTRVNVASIEKTLVDCADHPEFCGGISELATAMQSAVDTRCSWDRVVDYMRRLGNGAATKRIVYLADQLDIALPEYDDLVESFTTGYPLLDPTREATGTRDNKYQLRLNVDRESITPSELS from the coding sequence ATGGGCTCAACAAACGACGATAGGACTCAAAGAAAGAGTCTGTCGACACGTGAATCTCGAGCGCTCTCACGCCTGGCGAGCGAGAATCGACAGATTATCACCATCAGTGACATCGAGGCAGTTCTCGACAGCCCGCGGACAGCAGCCAAGGATATGGCGTTTGCACTCTCGGAGAAGGGGTGGCTCGAGCGGCTGGCACAGGGGAAATATCTCATCGTGCCGCTCGCTGCCGGCGAAGACGCCGTGTACACGACACACGAGTTCGTGATCGCGTCCGCCCTCGTGGAGCCTGCGTACATCGGATACTGGAGTGCGATGAATCACCACGGCCTGACAGAGCAACTGTCGCAGACGGTGTACATCGTGACGACAGAACGCGCCCGAGAGCGGGAAATCCACGGGGTGACGTATCGGCCCGTGTCGGTCACCGAGCAGAAGTTCTTCGGCTACCAGCCGACCGCAGCCGGTTCGACTCGGGTGAACGTTGCGAGCATCGAAAAGACGCTGGTCGACTGTGCCGACCATCCGGAGTTCTGTGGCGGTATCAGCGAGCTCGCGACAGCAATGCAGAGCGCCGTGGACACCCGATGTTCGTGGGACCGAGTCGTCGACTACATGCGGCGGCTCGGAAACGGTGCTGCGACGAAACGGATCGTCTATCTGGCCGATCAGTTGGATATAGCGCTACCGGAGTACGATGACCTCGTCGAGAGTTTCACGACCGGCTATCCGCTGCTGGATCCGACGAGGGAAGCAACGGGAACCCGTGATAACAAGTATCAGCTTCGCCTGAACGTCGATCGCGAATCGATCACGCCGAGCGAACTCTCATGA
- a CDS encoding TIGR00341 family protein → MRVVEISVPVGERAVVVDTLEAADIDYYLTPETSGRSGADDYAAIVTFPVPRNAVEPVIDELHDAGLSDDAHVIISNAEADLSRRFKQLLNRYSAEMSWQIRISRAELRIQARELSPGNKTFLVLTVTSSLVATAGLLLDSAAVVVGAMVIAPLVGPALSASVGTALDEPAMFRRGVRLQFVGVALAVLTAGGFALVVRLIPLVPPGRDITRIAEVSARISPDFLSLFIALGAGVAGIFSLSSGASATLVGVMIAVALVPPAAAAGIAVAWGEPFAALSAGVLLLVNVLAINLSALVTLRYLGYQPRAGTKREHSRSQTLTRAAVLLVLISVLSVFLGGITLASVQDAQFERTVRTSTNEILTQPVYDQLALIEFNVVYGGPSFALPRDVRPAAVPAHEPRRVVVTVGTPSERRYPRLADRLQTRLRVETGQEVTVEIRYTETDIVGTAPDRVHRPTPDGRNSQYGLYIPWQRPFFSPPLRGRHRWLPRLTIGKSISFRCRFGRGTRYPVQGMY, encoded by the coding sequence ATGCGAGTCGTCGAAATCAGCGTCCCCGTGGGTGAACGAGCCGTCGTCGTCGACACGCTCGAAGCCGCGGATATCGACTACTATCTGACACCGGAGACGAGCGGGCGGAGCGGTGCGGACGACTACGCCGCTATCGTCACCTTTCCCGTGCCCAGGAACGCGGTCGAACCGGTCATCGACGAGCTCCACGACGCCGGACTCAGCGACGACGCCCACGTCATCATCAGTAACGCCGAGGCCGACCTCTCGCGGCGGTTCAAGCAGTTACTGAACCGCTACAGCGCGGAGATGAGCTGGCAGATACGCATCTCCCGCGCGGAGCTTCGTATCCAGGCGCGGGAGCTCTCGCCCGGCAACAAGACGTTTCTCGTGCTGACGGTGACGAGTTCGCTCGTCGCGACGGCGGGACTCCTGCTCGATTCGGCCGCGGTCGTCGTCGGGGCGATGGTCATCGCCCCGCTCGTGGGACCGGCGCTGTCGGCGAGCGTCGGGACGGCGCTCGACGAACCGGCGATGTTCCGCCGGGGTGTCCGCCTCCAGTTCGTCGGTGTGGCCCTCGCCGTCCTCACCGCCGGTGGCTTCGCCCTGGTCGTCCGGCTGATACCGCTGGTGCCGCCGGGGCGGGACATCACGCGCATCGCGGAAGTCAGCGCCCGTATCTCGCCGGATTTCCTCTCGCTGTTCATCGCGCTCGGCGCCGGGGTCGCCGGGATATTCAGCCTCTCCTCGGGTGCCTCGGCGACGCTGGTCGGCGTGATGATTGCCGTCGCGCTCGTCCCGCCCGCGGCGGCAGCGGGGATCGCCGTCGCCTGGGGGGAGCCATTCGCCGCACTGAGCGCCGGCGTCCTCCTTCTGGTCAACGTCCTCGCGATCAATCTCTCCGCGCTCGTGACGCTGCGGTATCTCGGCTACCAGCCCCGGGCCGGGACCAAACGCGAGCACTCACGGAGCCAGACGCTCACGCGGGCCGCTGTCCTGCTCGTCCTCATCTCGGTGCTGTCGGTCTTTCTCGGCGGTATCACGCTCGCGTCGGTCCAGGACGCACAGTTCGAACGAACGGTCCGGACCTCGACGAACGAAATTCTCACGCAGCCGGTCTACGACCAACTCGCCCTCATCGAGTTCAACGTCGTCTACGGCGGTCCGTCCTTTGCCCTCCCTCGGGACGTCCGGCCGGCAGCGGTCCCAGCACACGAACCGCGCCGGGTCGTCGTCACCGTCGGGACACCGTCGGAGCGACGGTATCCACGCCTCGCCGACCGTCTCCAGACGCGTCTCCGGGTGGAGACGGGCCAGGAGGTGACTGTCGAAATCCGATATACCGAAACGGATATTGTCGGCACCGCCCCGGACCGGGTCCACCGTCCGACGCCCGACGGACGTAACAGCCAGTACGGTCTGTATATTCCCTGGCAACGCCCATTTTTCTCCCCCCCGCTCCGCGGCCGACACCGGTGGCTCCCTCGTCTAACTATTGGAAAATCAATCAGCTTCAGATGTCGGTTCGGTCGAGGGACGCGATACCCCGTTCAGGGAATGTACTGA
- a CDS encoding SDR family oxidoreductase has protein sequence MADSDMELSAPELSEGDFLRIDDPYFDTETVAIVTGAASGIGRATAVGLAANGLTVVGADIDAEGLDETADIAEDFDAPGTFHGVETDLTDDGDVEAVVGAAADEGTLRYVANIAGMQHIASIAEFPMAKYDLLLDIMLRAPFKMAQESIPHIEATDDSVGAIANMSSVHGQYATKDKTAYITSKHGLNGLTRSIAAEGNGTLRGFSVSVGYVLTPLMVDQIEDTAEERDISKREVVEDVMLGQARTKEMMTPAEVANLFIFGFSSHATHLNGGDLLFDGGYTHTYE, from the coding sequence ATGGCTGATTCAGACATGGAGCTCTCGGCGCCGGAGCTGAGCGAGGGGGATTTCCTGCGAATCGACGACCCGTACTTCGATACCGAAACCGTCGCCATAGTCACCGGGGCGGCCTCCGGCATCGGCCGAGCGACGGCGGTGGGGCTCGCGGCCAACGGCCTGACGGTGGTCGGTGCCGATATCGACGCCGAGGGGCTCGACGAGACGGCCGATATCGCCGAGGATTTCGACGCCCCGGGGACGTTCCACGGCGTCGAGACCGACCTGACCGACGATGGCGACGTCGAAGCGGTCGTCGGGGCCGCGGCCGACGAGGGGACGCTCAGATACGTCGCCAACATCGCCGGCATGCAACACATCGCCAGTATCGCCGAGTTCCCGATGGCGAAGTACGACCTGTTGCTGGATATCATGCTCCGCGCGCCGTTCAAGATGGCCCAGGAATCGATACCCCACATCGAGGCGACCGACGACAGCGTCGGTGCCATCGCAAATATGTCCTCGGTCCACGGCCAGTACGCGACGAAAGACAAGACCGCCTACATCACGTCGAAACACGGTTTGAACGGCCTCACACGCTCAATTGCCGCCGAAGGCAACGGGACGCTGCGGGGGTTCTCGGTCAGCGTCGGCTACGTGCTGACGCCGCTGATGGTCGACCAGATAGAAGACACGGCCGAGGAGCGGGACATCTCGAAACGCGAGGTCGTCGAGGACGTGATGCTCGGCCAGGCTCGCACGAAGGAGATGATGACACCGGCCGAGGTCGCGAACCTTTTCATCTTCGGCTTCTCCTCGCACGCGACCCACCTCAACGGCGGCGACCTGCTGTTCGACGGCGGGTACACCCACACGTACGAGTGA
- a CDS encoding PQQ-dependent sugar dehydrogenase codes for MNRRAFLATGGLGLAGTLAGCSFGNGGRRTDTADSDVAVETVAEGLESPWSITPLPDSSQLLVTERVGRVTLVDRESGTVTAVDGTPDVYASGQGGMLDSTLHPEYPDEPWVYLTYSGANDSGESATHLGRGRLDVAAARFETFEQLHVAEPFVDDDGHFGSRVVFGPDGLVYMTVGDRQFKDFGPDHVAQDTTNELGTTLRLTRTGEVPDSNPFVDEQSVVDSIFSYGHRNAQGMTVHPETGAIWQAEFGEQDGDEINILEAGANYGWPIADEGCTYGEGDPIGVSHADRDDVVAPVYSWPCGSGGFPPSGATFYTGDAFPDWQGDLFVGGLASQYLARFTVDGQAVEEASGLLEGREWRIRDVVVEPDSGHLLVIVDSPDAPLVRLRPA; via the coding sequence ATGAACAGACGTGCGTTCCTCGCCACTGGCGGGCTGGGACTCGCCGGGACACTCGCGGGGTGTAGTTTCGGCAACGGCGGCCGACGGACTGACACTGCCGACAGCGACGTCGCGGTCGAAACCGTCGCCGAGGGGCTGGAATCACCGTGGAGTATCACGCCGCTGCCCGACTCGTCACAGCTTCTGGTCACCGAGCGGGTCGGCCGCGTGACACTGGTCGACCGGGAGTCGGGCACGGTCACGGCCGTCGACGGGACGCCAGACGTCTACGCGTCAGGCCAGGGCGGGATGCTCGATTCGACGCTCCACCCCGAGTACCCGGACGAACCCTGGGTGTACCTGACCTACTCCGGGGCCAACGACAGCGGCGAGTCGGCCACCCACCTGGGTCGGGGTCGGCTCGACGTCGCGGCCGCCCGCTTCGAGACGTTCGAACAGCTCCACGTCGCCGAGCCGTTCGTCGACGACGACGGCCACTTTGGCTCCCGCGTCGTGTTCGGGCCCGACGGATTGGTGTACATGACTGTCGGCGACAGACAGTTCAAGGACTTCGGCCCGGACCACGTCGCCCAGGACACGACCAACGAGCTCGGGACCACGCTCAGACTGACGCGGACGGGCGAGGTGCCCGACTCGAACCCCTTCGTCGACGAGCAGAGCGTCGTCGACTCGATTTTCAGTTACGGCCACCGCAACGCCCAGGGGATGACGGTCCACCCCGAGACGGGCGCTATCTGGCAGGCCGAGTTCGGCGAGCAGGACGGCGACGAAATCAATATCCTCGAGGCGGGCGCGAACTACGGCTGGCCCATCGCCGACGAGGGCTGTACCTACGGCGAGGGCGACCCCATCGGCGTCAGCCACGCGGACCGCGACGACGTCGTGGCTCCAGTCTACTCGTGGCCGTGTGGCTCGGGCGGGTTCCCGCCCAGCGGCGCGACGTTCTACACTGGCGATGCCTTCCCCGACTGGCAGGGCGACCTGTTCGTGGGCGGGCTCGCCTCGCAGTATCTCGCCCGGTTCACCGTCGACGGCCAAGCAGTCGAGGAAGCCTCGGGGCTGCTCGAAGGACGGGAGTGGCGAATCCGTGACGTCGTCGTCGAACCCGACAGCGGCCATCTGCTGGTGATTGTCGATTCCCCCGACGCACCCCTCGTTCGGCTCCGCCCGGCCTGA
- a CDS encoding potassium channel family protein → MNPLPFIVGLFLLCLAIADLLWTTLWVEGGAGPLTASAMRWTWRGVRLVGRRRRSLLTVAGPVVLLLSITLWLGLLWAGWTLVFAGLEDAITDTLGPGPISWTERLYFVGYSLFTLGNGDFAPRDGLPQMLTVLTTASGMLFITLIVSYVISVLDAVTQKRALASSVSSLGQHGEAIVRTAWDGADCAALELPLASITSDINELTTNHQAYPILHYFYTDDPTFATVRSIAVLDDALTILQFGTPGPHRPADAVVQSAHRSIGTYLETVGSSFGHSADTAPDVPDLSTLREAGVPTVEDGRFRRSVDDVAARRKQLGGLLEADAREWPVADE, encoded by the coding sequence GTGAACCCCCTGCCGTTCATCGTCGGTCTGTTCTTGCTCTGTCTCGCGATTGCCGACCTCCTCTGGACGACGCTCTGGGTCGAGGGCGGCGCGGGGCCGCTTACGGCCAGCGCGATGCGGTGGACCTGGCGCGGCGTCCGTCTGGTCGGCCGTCGCCGTCGGAGCCTGCTGACGGTCGCCGGCCCGGTCGTCCTCCTGCTTTCCATCACGCTCTGGCTCGGCCTGCTGTGGGCCGGGTGGACGCTCGTCTTCGCCGGCCTCGAGGACGCTATCACCGACACGCTCGGTCCAGGCCCGATATCGTGGACCGAGCGGCTCTACTTCGTCGGTTACTCACTTTTCACCCTGGGGAACGGTGATTTCGCCCCCCGGGACGGCCTCCCACAGATGCTGACCGTTCTCACGACCGCCAGCGGGATGCTGTTTATCACGCTCATCGTCAGCTACGTCATCTCGGTACTCGACGCCGTCACGCAAAAGCGCGCGCTGGCCAGTTCCGTCAGCAGTCTCGGACAGCACGGCGAGGCTATCGTTCGGACGGCGTGGGACGGTGCGGACTGTGCGGCGCTCGAACTGCCGCTTGCCTCGATAACGTCGGATATCAACGAACTCACGACGAACCACCAGGCCTACCCGATACTCCACTACTTCTACACCGACGACCCCACGTTCGCGACGGTCCGCAGTATCGCGGTGCTGGACGACGCGCTGACCATCCTGCAGTTCGGAACCCCGGGCCCACACCGACCCGCAGACGCGGTCGTCCAGAGCGCCCACAGGAGTATCGGGACCTATCTCGAGACGGTCGGGTCGTCGTTCGGCCACAGCGCCGACACGGCACCCGACGTGCCCGACCTGTCCACCCTGCGCGAGGCCGGTGTCCCGACTGTCGAGGACGGACGGTTCCGCCGGTCCGTAGACGACGTGGCTGCCCGGCGCAAGCAGTTAGGGGGGCTCCTCGAGGCCGACGCCCGCGAGTGGCCGGTGGCCGACGAGTGA
- a CDS encoding AAA domain-containing protein — protein MSLLFEHAVSQFSPDSASLVVTDASALDPTDSTIPVRPIAAFAGHHDSLSHPDRDWVCIPLHEPDSAVPTDAYVAYTDHEVRGEIFLVERDGEYEPVPAKEFGRTELATRIRFWHSDYLPDTYPPGYDSPLDDKEDPRNPADPEGLLDEFEAYVRAERDATRDGNRELARNTSARALCARGEAAIPSLSCRGQDDGMYKFRVDLAQSRQDKRNGQWAYFVENEFGIYQGNEVLLHGHEDATNDAFPIPATVDRIRGLTLWLTVDWSSVAESAAVGSTLKNGGEFGLSALLNPVPFDRELHAIEALRTDSAREILAGERPVTFSNEATAQSDPFDTELNQEQQLAVDYALLADDLFCIHGPPGTGKTRTLVEIVRRAVDAGEDVLVCADSNQALDNLLLGASTSNDLDAQSLHAHGQHGDGEFVLDRVNANRSRSSLVRRGYADVEDRADVVAATNSSAATIPRDFDLLVLDEATQSTCTASTVPLVRADRVVLAGDHRQLPPFSATEDPPESSYGLSLFEHLYATGGVYEGVGLQLKTQYRMHRDIAYFCNREFYDRTLRNGRTVDPLPERPAVEGYNVGGSVDVDDHSRANETEARLVVHLVQELLDEVPASEIGVITPYTAHVRLVSDLLDDHVAAADDITVDTIDSFQGSEKTAILLSLVRSNSDGEIGFLGRDVDGPRRLNVALTRAQRYCAVVGDFHTLRYDASGKCTELYQDFHDYFDTTGRLNHVDPEFIPV, from the coding sequence ATGTCACTGCTGTTCGAACACGCCGTGAGTCAGTTTTCACCGGACAGCGCGTCGCTCGTGGTGACGGACGCGAGCGCCCTCGACCCGACAGATAGCACGATTCCTGTCCGGCCCATCGCGGCGTTTGCCGGGCATCACGACTCGCTTTCCCATCCTGATCGGGACTGGGTCTGTATCCCCCTGCACGAACCCGATAGCGCAGTCCCGACCGACGCGTACGTCGCCTACACCGACCACGAAGTGCGCGGGGAGATTTTCCTGGTCGAACGGGACGGCGAGTACGAACCGGTCCCCGCTAAGGAGTTCGGCCGGACGGAACTGGCGACGCGTATTCGGTTCTGGCACTCCGATTACCTCCCGGACACGTACCCGCCCGGGTACGACTCCCCGCTCGACGACAAGGAAGACCCACGGAACCCGGCCGACCCCGAGGGACTACTGGACGAGTTCGAGGCCTACGTGCGGGCGGAACGGGACGCGACGCGAGACGGGAACCGGGAACTCGCACGGAACACGTCGGCCCGTGCGCTGTGTGCCCGGGGCGAGGCGGCGATTCCCTCGCTCTCGTGTCGCGGCCAGGACGACGGTATGTACAAATTCCGCGTCGACCTCGCCCAGTCACGTCAGGACAAGCGAAACGGACAGTGGGCGTACTTCGTCGAAAACGAGTTCGGTATCTACCAGGGCAACGAGGTGCTCCTGCACGGACACGAGGACGCGACGAATGACGCGTTTCCCATCCCTGCGACCGTCGACCGAATCCGCGGACTCACGCTGTGGCTCACCGTCGACTGGAGCAGCGTCGCCGAGTCAGCGGCCGTCGGAAGTACACTCAAAAACGGCGGCGAGTTCGGATTGTCGGCACTGTTGAACCCAGTTCCGTTCGACCGCGAACTGCACGCGATCGAGGCGCTCAGAACGGACTCGGCCAGGGAAATCCTCGCCGGCGAGCGCCCGGTGACGTTCTCGAACGAGGCGACCGCCCAGAGCGATCCCTTCGATACCGAGCTGAACCAGGAACAGCAACTCGCCGTCGACTACGCGCTACTTGCCGACGACCTGTTCTGTATCCACGGGCCGCCCGGAACCGGAAAGACCCGGACCCTCGTCGAGATCGTTCGCCGTGCCGTCGACGCCGGCGAAGACGTGCTCGTCTGTGCCGACTCGAACCAGGCCCTCGACAATCTCCTGCTCGGCGCCTCCACGTCGAACGACCTCGACGCGCAGTCACTGCACGCCCACGGCCAACACGGCGACGGCGAGTTCGTCCTCGACCGCGTCAACGCGAATCGGTCCCGGTCGTCGCTCGTCCGCCGGGGGTACGCCGATGTCGAGGACCGCGCCGACGTCGTGGCCGCGACGAACAGCAGCGCAGCCACCATCCCGCGTGACTTCGACCTCCTCGTCCTCGACGAGGCCACGCAGTCGACGTGTACAGCGTCGACCGTCCCGCTGGTTCGTGCCGACCGCGTCGTCCTGGCCGGCGACCACCGCCAGCTCCCGCCGTTCAGCGCCACCGAGGACCCACCCGAATCGAGTTACGGGCTCTCCCTGTTCGAGCACCTCTACGCCACTGGTGGTGTTTACGAGGGTGTCGGCCTCCAGCTCAAGACGCAGTACCGTATGCACCGTGACATCGCGTACTTCTGTAACCGCGAGTTCTACGACCGAACGCTCCGCAACGGGAGAACCGTCGACCCGCTTCCCGAGCGACCGGCCGTCGAGGGGTACAACGTCGGCGGGTCGGTCGACGTCGACGATCACTCCCGGGCCAACGAGACGGAGGCACGGCTCGTCGTTCACCTCGTCCAGGAGCTGCTCGATGAGGTTCCCGCAAGCGAGATCGGTGTCATCACACCGTACACTGCCCACGTACGCCTCGTCTCAGACCTGCTCGACGACCACGTCGCGGCGGCCGACGACATCACCGTCGACACCATCGATTCCTTCCAGGGCAGCGAGAAGACCGCGATACTCCTCTCGCTGGTCCGAAGCAACAGCGACGGCGAGATCGGCTTTCTCGGCCGGGATGTCGATGGTCCGCGACGACTCAACGTCGCACTCACACGGGCACAGCGATACTGCGCCGTCGTCGGTGACTTCCATACGCTCCGCTACGATGCGTCGGGTAAGTGTACCGAGCTGTACCAGGATTTCCACGACTACTTCGACACGACCGGTCGACTGAACCACGTCGACCCCGAGTTCATTCCCGTGTAA
- a CDS encoding nucleotidyl transferase AbiEii/AbiGii toxin family protein — protein sequence MISEARLRQLARELDVRLGYAEKNYVNSWILWAIYTSPYGDNLLFKGGTALSKLYFPETWRYSEDLDFGVDGEYNGSEEELEIALDDAGRISGIDFDVTQHRALQTEGYPTHYVDIDIQYSAVLAHKNTTSLDIMIDEYVAFDSVRHSHQYEDVTEFELTAYSPEEIFAEKLRALYQRSQARDYYDIYRMLTETNVDRTGIPSAFTRKCEHDGLDIDIRNGLPIEKRGEIQDGWQNTLPDLVADLPEFDTVYDTLKEYVDSLTEGD from the coding sequence ATGATTTCTGAAGCCCGCTTGCGACAGCTGGCCAGGGAACTGGACGTTCGCCTCGGCTACGCCGAAAAGAACTACGTCAACTCCTGGATTCTGTGGGCGATTTACACGAGTCCGTACGGTGATAATCTGCTGTTCAAGGGTGGCACAGCACTCAGTAAACTGTACTTCCCGGAGACGTGGCGTTACTCGGAAGATCTCGATTTCGGTGTCGATGGCGAGTACAACGGGAGCGAGGAAGAACTGGAGATCGCACTGGACGATGCCGGTAGAATCTCTGGTATCGATTTCGATGTGACTCAGCACAGAGCGCTACAGACGGAGGGGTATCCAACGCACTACGTCGACATCGACATCCAGTACAGCGCGGTGCTTGCCCACAAGAACACGACGAGTTTGGATATCATGATAGACGAATACGTGGCGTTTGACTCAGTTCGCCACTCTCACCAGTACGAGGACGTTACGGAGTTCGAACTGACCGCGTACAGTCCTGAGGAGATTTTTGCAGAGAAGTTGCGAGCACTCTACCAGCGATCACAGGCACGTGACTACTACGACATCTATCGGATGCTAACTGAGACAAACGTCGACAGAACTGGTATTCCATCGGCGTTCACGCGAAAGTGTGAACACGACGGTCTGGACATCGATATTCGGAACGGGCTCCCTATAGAGAAACGGGGGGAGATTCAGGATGGGTGGCAGAATACGCTTCCCGACCTGGTCGCCGACCTCCCCGAGTTCGACACCGTCTACGATACGCTCAAAGAGTACGTTGACTCACTAACCGAAGGCGATTGA